The Marinifilum sp. JC120 genome window below encodes:
- a CDS encoding cupin domain-containing protein yields MDAQNVKDVEGIKVQQIGYKGENYKVKGVTIRWLSKSGKDENGQPEYGLRHFTVEPGGEIPAHNHFYLQTVYVEKGQFECFAYDPETGEVIESKICGPGDFVFSDCMEPHGMRNISETEEATFLCCIGCVYEK; encoded by the coding sequence ATGGACGCACAGAACGTTAAAGATGTGGAAGGCATAAAAGTTCAGCAAATAGGCTACAAAGGCGAAAACTACAAAGTAAAAGGCGTAACTATCCGCTGGCTATCCAAATCAGGCAAAGACGAAAACGGCCAACCCGAATACGGACTACGCCATTTCACAGTTGAACCCGGTGGAGAAATTCCGGCCCACAACCACTTCTATCTCCAGACCGTCTATGTGGAAAAAGGCCAATTCGAATGTTTTGCCTACGACCCTGAAACCGGCGAAGTAATTGAAAGCAAAATATGCGGCCCCGGAGACTTTGTCTTTTCCGACTGCATGGAGCCGCACGGCATGCGCAACATCAGTGAGACTGAGGAAGCAACCTTCCTGTGCTGCATCGGCTGTGTCTACGAAAAGTAG